In Luteitalea sp. TBR-22, one genomic interval encodes:
- a CDS encoding four helix bundle protein encodes MHTRRRDLVQRSSVFSGRLLMFTADERKRGVIPHSLLQQALRAGTAIGAHNAEADSAMTRRHLIALRAGALREAREAAYWLGLIDQSRLCARDSDICWLLNEAHELVAILSASIKRLRDLP; translated from the coding sequence ATGCACACGCGTCGGAGGGATCTGGTTCAGCGGTCGTCCGTGTTTTCGGGCCGTTTGCTGATGTTCACGGCCGACGAACGCAAGCGCGGCGTGATCCCGCACTCGTTGTTGCAGCAGGCGCTGCGTGCAGGAACTGCGATCGGCGCGCACAACGCGGAAGCAGATTCTGCAATGACCCGCCGCCATCTCATTGCGCTCAGGGCTGGCGCCCTGCGCGAGGCGCGAGAGGCAGCCTACTGGCTCGGCCTGATCGACCAATCCCGCCTCTGCGCCAGGGACAGCGACATCTGCTGGCTCCTGAACGAAGCCCACGAACTCGTCGCGATCCTCTCGGCCTCGATCAAGCGCCTCAGGGATCTCCCTTGA
- a CDS encoding helix-turn-helix domain-containing protein: MDQRVAFIADWLREGWTMTELAARYGISRKTAYKWVCR; this comes from the coding sequence ATGGATCAGCGTGTGGCGTTCATCGCGGATTGGCTGCGCGAGGGCTGGACGATGACCGAGTTGGCCGCCCGGTACGGCATCAGTCGCAAGACGGCCTACAAGTGGGTCTGCCGGTAG
- a CDS encoding esterase family protein, whose product MAVTAAVVAMLMSGWKLLGAQGQVPPATQPTEAPRPRPTPPTRPALRLVQATELPDGTLPRPTQDGNFIVGPTHAPAPETMAREDVPKGTVHEFTLTSGESTVYPDGIARDPGTFGTPDPSNPAKLDVPTSRPAPWTRKVTVFVPAQYVRGTVAPFIVGADGPDPMLFTTLENLIAQKRIPVMIGIAVANGGGDAQGSQRGREYDTLSGRYAEFIENDVLPQVEKRFDVRLTKDPDQRATMGCSSGAAAALSMAWYRTDLYHRVLSYSGTFVNQQWPWNPETPQGAWGYHTTLIPNTPRKPLRIWMHVGDRDLYNPNVMRDDMHDWVEANERMAQALAAKGYPYQFLFVRNAGHCDRAVKAQTLPTALEYVWAR is encoded by the coding sequence ATGGCTGTCACGGCCGCGGTCGTGGCGATGCTGATGAGCGGGTGGAAGCTGCTCGGGGCGCAGGGCCAGGTGCCGCCGGCGACGCAGCCGACCGAGGCGCCGCGGCCGCGCCCGACGCCGCCCACCCGACCCGCGCTGCGCCTGGTGCAGGCGACCGAACTGCCCGACGGCACGTTGCCGCGGCCCACCCAGGACGGCAACTTCATCGTCGGTCCGACGCACGCGCCTGCGCCGGAGACGATGGCACGCGAGGACGTGCCGAAGGGCACGGTGCACGAGTTCACGTTGACCTCGGGCGAGAGCACCGTCTACCCCGACGGCATCGCCCGCGATCCCGGCACGTTCGGGACACCCGACCCGTCGAACCCCGCGAAGCTCGACGTGCCCACCAGTCGCCCGGCGCCGTGGACGCGCAAGGTCACCGTCTTCGTGCCGGCGCAGTACGTGCGCGGCACGGTGGCGCCCTTCATCGTCGGGGCCGACGGGCCCGACCCGATGCTCTTCACGACGCTCGAGAACCTGATCGCGCAGAAGCGCATCCCCGTGATGATCGGCATCGCCGTGGCCAACGGCGGCGGCGACGCGCAGGGCAGCCAGCGCGGACGCGAGTACGACACGCTCTCCGGCCGCTACGCGGAGTTCATCGAGAACGACGTGCTGCCGCAGGTGGAGAAGCGCTTCGACGTGCGCCTCACGAAGGACCCCGATCAGCGCGCCACGATGGGCTGCAGTTCAGGCGCGGCCGCGGCGCTCTCGATGGCGTGGTACCGCACCGACCTGTACCACCGCGTCCTGAGCTACTCGGGCACCTTCGTCAACCAGCAGTGGCCGTGGAACCCGGAGACGCCGCAGGGGGCGTGGGGCTACCACACGACGCTGATCCCGAACACGCCGCGCAAGCCGCTGCGCATCTGGATGCACGTCGGCGACCGCGACCTCTACAACCCCAACGTCATGCGCGACGACATGCACGACTGGGTCGAGGCCAACGAGCGCATGGCGCAGGCGCTCGCCGCGAAGGGATACCCGTACCAGTTCCTGTTCGTGCGCAACGCCGGGCACTGCGACAGGGCAGTGAAGGCGCAGACGCTGCCCACGGCGCTGGAATACGTGTGGGCAAGGTAA